A single region of the Drosophila takahashii strain IR98-3 E-12201 chromosome 2R, DtakHiC1v2, whole genome shotgun sequence genome encodes:
- the LOC108066404 gene encoding LHFPL tetraspan subfamily member 2 protein, whose protein sequence is MCYVIITSASLVWFLCSLVADMLFAVALVTPKWLLGPAQGLNSSSSHHRQSSVGIYTRCKVMQDGGFHCGRFDLDGLATDSSVYPGEWKAAMFFVSLGFSLLSVTVLLTLLTCCRQSAFGKSIHNMTACAQVVAGISVMLALFLHPLGWGADRVQRLCGPDAEPFYPADCSIGISFYCGGIAVVLTFAAAGISLKAESSNMRSHVRQRVETGSKLVCIP, encoded by the exons ATGTGCTACGTTATCATCACCAGCGCCAGTCTGGTGTGGTTCCTCTGCTCCTTGGTGGCGGACATGCTCTTCGCCGTGGCCCTGGTCACGCCCAAGTGGCTGCTGGGTCCCGCCCAGGGCCTCAACTCCAGCTCCAGCCACCACCGCCAGTCCTCGGTGGGCATCTATACGCGCTGCAAGGTGATGCAAGACGGGGGCTTCCACTGCGGCCGCTTCGACCTGGACGGACTGGCCACGGACAGCAGCGTTTACCCCGGCGAATGGAAGGCCGCCATGTTCTTCGTCTCGCTGGGCTTCAGCCTGCTCTCGGTCACCGTGCTGCTGACCCTGCTCACCTGCTGCCGCCAGTCGGCCTTCGGCAAGAGCATCCACAACATGACCGCCTGCGCCCAGGTGGTGGCCG GAATAAGTGTGATGCTAGCCCTCTTCCTGCATCCACTGGGCTGGGGTGCTGACCGGGTTCAACGACTGTGCGGTCCGGATGCGGAACCCTTTTACCCCGCCGACTGCAGCATAG GAATTTCGTTTTACTGCGGCGGCATCGCGGTAGTCCTCACATTCGCCGCCGCAGGCATCAGCCTCAAGGCGGAGTCTTCCAATATGCGCTCCCACGTCCGCCAACGCGTCGAGACGGGCAGCAAGCTGGTCTGCATTCCGTAG
- the LOC108066431 gene encoding protein CDV3 homolog isoform X2, which produces MAELDDFFAKKDKKKGKKTTKFVTADELVKNLEDGSKREVVKPKKPEPAVVAGGVAVVGENETSGPKVPESAPPAEEEWKEFEEEQRKDYSGLKIGQLSTTNAQESAEARAARVPSSAQDGGSYDEEDEDSNGYDGNGDPGKERVGHGPWKKVIPAEEVMQIPVPVEVEKPSSKTYVSPALRYSQQAGSGLGGGSIGGAMRPRRAAPDITNTEFFPTLSAARPEEQRKKKNEPAFEEVRHGGRFQRVQESTTAPVAASNRFQSLDDEAS; this is translated from the exons ATGGCCGAACTGGACGATTTCTTCGCGAAAAAGGACAAGAAGAAGGGCAAGAAGACGACCAAGTTCGTGACGGCCGACGAGCTGGTGAAGAACCTGGAGGACGGCAGCAAGCGCGAGGTGGTCAAGCCAAAAAAACCCGAACCAGCCGTCGTCGCTGGCGGCGTGGCAGTGGTAGGCGAAAACGAGACCAGCGGCCCCAAGGTGCCAGAGTCCGCCCCG CCCGCCGAGGAGGAGTGGAAGGAgttcgaggaggagcagcgcaAGGACTACAGCGGCCTGAAGATCGGCCAGCTGAGCACCAC AAATGCCCAGGAATCCGCGGAGGCGCGGGCAGCTCGTGTGCCCTCCTCCGCCCAGGATGGCGGCAGCTACgacgaggaggatgaggacagCAACGGTTACGACGGGAACGGAGACCCCGGCAAGGAGCGCGTCGGCCACGGACCCTGGAAGAAGGTGATCCCGGCCGAGGAGGTGATGCAAATCCCGGTGCCCGTGGAGGTGGAGAAGCCCTCGTCCAAGACCTACGTTTCACCCGCGCTACGCTACAGC CAGCAGGCCGGAAGCGGACTGGGAGGCGGCTCCATTGGCGGCGCCATGCGCCCACGCCGCGCCGCCCCCGACATTACGAACACCGAGTTCTTCCCCACGCTCAGTGCGGCGCGTCCGGAGGAACAGCGCAAGAAGAAAAACGAACCCGCCTTCGAGGAAGTCCGCCACGGTGGCCGCTTCCAGCGCGTCCAGGAGTCCACGACTGCCCCGGTGGCGGCCTCCAACCGATTCCAGTCGCTCGACGACGAAGCCAGCTAG
- the LOC108066418 gene encoding putative fatty acyl-CoA reductase CG5065 isoform X1: MTVDLSPVQEYYKDKTIFITGASGFMGKVLLEKLLYSCHSLKEVIIICRPKRGKAPETRLEEMFKLPIFQRIKDERPEMLKKVTIYQGDVTFDQLGLSGETLKHVTENTNIVFHMAATLKLEGNLRDAIDMNLLGTRRALNVAKEMKQLEAFIHLSTAFCNCDQEVMYEKVYEFAHKPEDLMRLAEWMDVKTLDAITPDLLKPHPNTYTYSKRLAELLVRDHYESMPVIIARPSIVTPAVAEPLPGWVDNMNGPTGVLIGAGKGVIRSMICNGELKSEVIPVDIAINGLILLPYHNSLAEKRPLQIPVYNLTVDDAKKRTWKWIMDVGRDLGIKYPFEVGLWYPDGNMTSSKFYHTICTVLFMWLPAYFIDFLLLIFGQRRFMVRVQTKVAVGLEVLQFFTTRNWDFKSTHFEQIYKELGAADRRTFKINTDDVDDHEYMKVSILGGRQYVMKEPLTSLPKSRIQLRFMYVLDRICKTLIISGLLYWTSKKLGLLDLVRNGFLSSK; this comes from the exons ATGACGGTGGATCTATCGCCCGTGCAGGAGTACTACAAGGACAAGACGATCTTCATCACTGGAGCGTCCGGGTTCATGGGCAAGGTGCTGCTGGAGAAGCTGCTCTACTCCTGCCACTCCCTCAAGGAGGTGATCATCATCTGCCGCCCGAAGCGCGGCAAGGCCCCCGAGACGCGTCTGGAGGAGATGTTCAAGCTGCCCATCTTCCAGCGCATCAAGGACGAGCGTCCGGAGATGCTCAAGAAGGTTACCATTTACCAGGGCGACGTGACCTTTGACC AGCTCGGTCTGAGTGGGGAGACCCTGAAGCACGTGACCGAGAACACCAACATCGTGTTCCACATGGCGGCCACACTCAAGCTAGAGGGCAACCTGCGGGACGCCATCGACATGAACTTGCTGGGCACCCGGCGGGCCCTCAACGTGGCCAAGGAGATGAAGCAGCTGGAGGCCTTCATCCACCTGTCCACGGCCTTCTGTAACTGCGATCAGGAGGTGATGTACGAGAAGGTCTACGAGTTCGCCCACAAGCCCGAGGATCTGATGCGCCTGGCCGAGTGGATGGACGTGAAGACCCTGGACGCCATCACACCGGACCTGCTGAAGCCGCACCCGAACACCTACACCTACTCGAAGCGCCTGGCGGAGCTGTTGGTGCGGGACCACTACGAGTCCATGCCCGTCATCATCGCCCGTCCCAGCATCG TGACACCGGCCGTTGCTGAGCCCCTGCCCGGTTGGGTGGACAATATGAACGGGCCCACGGGCGTGCTAATTGGCGCCGGCAAGGGAGTCATCCGATCCATGATCTGCAATGGAGAACTCAAGTCTGAAGTCATACCCGTAGACATCGCAATCAACGGCCTGATCTTGCTCCCGTATCACAACAGTCTCGCGGAGAAGAG ACCCCTCCAGATACCAGTCTACAACCTGACCGTGGACGACGCTAAGAAACGCACTTGGAAGTGGATAATGGATGTGGGTCGCGACCTGGGCATTAAGTACCCCTTTGAAGTGGGACTCTGGTATCCCGACGGCAACATGACCTCCAGCAAATTCTATCACACCATCTGCACAGTACTGTTTATGTGGTTGCCAGCCTACTTTATAGACTTCCTCCTCCTGATCTTTGGACAGCGTCGCTT CATGGTTCGGGTGCAAACAAAAGTGGCCGTGGGTCTGGAGGTTTTGCAGTTCTTCACAACGCGTAATTGGGACTTCAAGTCTACGCACTTTGAGCAGATTTACAAGGAACTGGGTGCAGCGGATCGAAGGAC ATTTAAGATCAATACGGACGATGTGGACGACCATGAGTACATGAAAGTGAGCATTTTGGGAGGACGTCAATATGTGATGAAGGAACCCTTGACCTCGTTGCCGAAATCCCGCATACAGTTGAGATT TATGTATGTGCTGGACCGCATTTGCAAAACCCTAATAATTTCTGGGCTTCTATATTGGACTTCTAAAAAACTAGGATTACTCGACTTGGTTCGCAATGGTTTTCTGTCTAGCAAATGA
- the LOC108066405 gene encoding uncharacterized protein, translated as MNLNLNLDFRSRRRRRVPTPSTLVDTDRLNEWGLLKPAALQTEPGPNRSTGRKVWACRCGRRRRNIESVEIQTFQNQSPKCSPWLSAHTFELDSIRQLYPTIGDRDRDRNGIRTQIASPAEGTFTLTLVAGTEYHLSSIEMSIRMVFLQLLLWTWTVVKGHYYYDYGYWEINEPPPLCSDYEMLVVNTHQCVRRCNIVCRDRVCFEDGPCPCADQYLSGNPDGLVCAAECLPGCTAAGGYCAAPDLCVCHKDRHYYFDPLSQKCRHRAARLLDPCLGRCTHGTCSSDGQCICAQGYELRSSLLHGQQCMPICDHNCGPQAYCFAPNLCACRHKNHHYAHNGICSRDY; from the exons ATGAATCTAAATCTGAATCTGGACTTCCGTTCGCGCAGGCGTCGCCGTGTCCCTACTCCGTCAACTCTCGTCGACACCGACCGACTGAATGAATGGGGCCTATTAAAGCCAGCTGCACTCCAGACGGAGCCAGGCCCCAATCGCAGCACTGGGAGAAAAG TGTGGGCATGCAGATGTGGGCGCCGTCGCCGCAACATTGAGAGCGTGGAAATCCAGACATTCCAGAATCAGTCCCCAAAGTGCTCTCCCTGGCTCTCTGCACACACGTTCGAGTTGGATTCGATCAGACAACTCTACCCCACCATCGG CGATCGTGACCGAGACCGTAATGGGATCCGCACACAAAttgcttcgcctgcggaaggCACTTTCACTCTCACTCTCGTTGCCGGAACAGAATATCACTTGTCTTCGATCGAGATGTCAATCCGGATGGTCTtcctccagctgctgctgtggaCATGGACAGTGGTGAAGGGTCACTACTACTACGACTACGGCTATTGGGAGATCAACGAGCCTCCTCCACTTTGTTCCGACTACGAAATGCTGGTGGTGAACACCCATCAGTGCGTGAGGCGCTGCAACATCGTGTGTCGGGATCGTGTGTGCTTCGAGGACGGACCCTGTCCGTGTGCAGATCAGTATCTTTCGGGGAACCCGGACGGATTGGTTTGCGCCGCCGAGTGCCTGCCCGGATGCACGGCGGCAGGTGGCTACTGTGCCGCTCCCGATCTTTGTGTGTGCCACAAGGACAGACACTACTACTTTGATCCCCTGTCCCAAAAGTGCCGCCACAGGGCTGCTCGACTGCTGGATCCCTGCCTCGG GCGCTGCACCCATGGCACATGTTCCTCCGACGGACAGTGCATCTGTGCCCAGGGCTATGAGCTAAGGTCCAGCTTGCTCCACGGGCAGCAATGCATGCCCATCTGCGATCA CAATTGTGGACCCCAAGCCTACTGCTTCGCTCCCAACTTGTGCGCCTGCCGGCACAAGAACCACCATTATGCTCACAACGGTATTTGCTCCAGGGACTATTGA
- the LOC108066418 gene encoding putative fatty acyl-CoA reductase CG5065 isoform X2, producing MTVDLSPVQEYYKDKTIFITGASGFMGKVLLEKLLYSCHSLKEVIIICRPKRGKAPETRLEEMFKLPIFQRIKDERPEMLKKVTIYQGDVTFDQLGLSGETLKHVTENTNIVFHMAATLKLEGNLRDAIDMNLLGTRRALNVAKEMKQLEAFIHLSTAFCNCDQEVMYEKVYEFAHKPEDLMRLAEWMDVKTLDAITPDLLKPHPNTYTYSKRLAELLVRDHYESMPVIIARPSIVSPAAYEPLPGWVDNLNGPTGLMIGCGKGVIRSVLVNQKNKAEVIPVDYAINGLIVIPYEFNKQAKRPANVPVYNITNADHRKMPMGTVVEMSKRINKQVPFNAGLWYPDPCVTTNHYYHNFNVALFHWLPAYFVDFLMLILGQKRFMLRVQEKISTGLGVLQFFTLNAWCFRSDNYASLWTKLNEEDKAIFNMNMNVKDTEEEYMIECAKGARKFILKEKDEDIPRARVHMKIQWVVDIVCKTLIVGLFFYYLLKWTGVLAIF from the exons ATGACGGTGGATCTATCGCCCGTGCAGGAGTACTACAAGGACAAGACGATCTTCATCACTGGAGCGTCCGGGTTCATGGGCAAGGTGCTGCTGGAGAAGCTGCTCTACTCCTGCCACTCCCTCAAGGAGGTGATCATCATCTGCCGCCCGAAGCGCGGCAAGGCCCCCGAGACGCGTCTGGAGGAGATGTTCAAGCTGCCCATCTTCCAGCGCATCAAGGACGAGCGTCCGGAGATGCTCAAGAAGGTTACCATTTACCAGGGCGACGTGACCTTTGACC AGCTCGGTCTGAGTGGGGAGACCCTGAAGCACGTGACCGAGAACACCAACATCGTGTTCCACATGGCGGCCACACTCAAGCTAGAGGGCAACCTGCGGGACGCCATCGACATGAACTTGCTGGGCACCCGGCGGGCCCTCAACGTGGCCAAGGAGATGAAGCAGCTGGAGGCCTTCATCCACCTGTCCACGGCCTTCTGTAACTGCGATCAGGAGGTGATGTACGAGAAGGTCTACGAGTTCGCCCACAAGCCCGAGGATCTGATGCGCCTGGCCGAGTGGATGGACGTGAAGACCCTGGACGCCATCACACCGGACCTGCTGAAGCCGCACCCGAACACCTACACCTACTCGAAGCGCCTGGCGGAGCTGTTGGTGCGGGACCACTACGAGTCCATGCCCGTCATCATCGCCCGTCCCAGCATCG TCTCCCCGGCTGCCTACGAGCCGCTGCCCGGATGGGTGGACAACCTGAACGGACCGACTGGCCTGATGATCGGCTGCGGCAAGGGCGTGATTCGCTCCGTCCTGGTCAACCAGAAGAACAAGGCCGAGGTGATTCCCGTGGACTACGCCATCAACGGACTGATCGTCATTCCCTACGAGTTCAACAAGCAGGCCAAGCGTCCGGCCAACGTGCCCGTCTACAACATCACCAATGCCGACCACCGGAAGATGCCCATGGGCACTGTGGTGGAGATGAGCAAGCGCATCAACAAGCAGGTGCCCTTCAATGCTGGCCTCTGGTACCCGGATCCCTGCGTCACCACCAACCACTACTACCACAACTTCAACGTGGCCCTGTTCCACTGGCTGCCCGCCTACTTCGTGGACTTCCTGATGCTTATCCTGGGCCAGAAGAGATT CATGCTGAGGGTGCAGGAGAAGATCTCCACGGGTCTGGGCGTCCTGCAGTTCTTCACTCTCAACGCCTGGTGCTTCCGCTCTGACAACTACGCTTCGCTGTGGACCAAACTCAACGAGGAGGACAAGGCAAT CTTTAACATGAACATGAACGTCAAGGACACCGAGGAGGAGTACATGATTGAGTGTGCCAAGGGCGCCCGGAAGTTCATTCTCAAGGAGAAGGATGAGGATATTCCCAGGGCGCGTGTGCATATGAAGAT CCAATGGGTCGTGGATATTGTGTGCAAGACGCTGATCGTGGGACTGTTCTTCTACTACCTCCTCAAGTGGACGGGGGTGCTGGCCATTTTCTGA
- the LOC108066418 gene encoding putative fatty acyl-CoA reductase CG5065 isoform X3, protein MTVDLSPVQEYYKDKTIFITGASGFMGKVLLEKLLYSCHSLKEVIIICRPKRGKAPETRLEEMFKLPIFQRIKDERPEMLKKVTIYQGDVTFDQLGLSGETLKHVTENTNIVFHMAATLKLEGNLRDAIDMNLLGTRRALNVAKEMKQLEAFIHLSTAFCNCDQEVMYEKVYEFAHKPEDLMRLAEWMDVKTLDAITPDLLKPHPNTYTYSKRLAELLVRDHYESMPVIIARPSIVSPSAYEPVPGWVDNLNGPTGLMVGAGKGVIRSMLIDTRHLSEVIPVDYAINGLCVIPYQFAKLTERPEEVPVYNITCADHRKMQWGEVIEMSKEIGYRYPMEAGLWYPDGCITTNKLHHNINVLLFHWLPAYFIDFILLLLGQKRFMIRVQNRISVGLEVLQFFTMRAWFFKSDAYSSLWDMLNEADRKNFNMDMDPEETVPMYIESCVQGGRQYLMKESPDSLPRARLQLKLMYILDRVCKTVIVGSLCYWTYGLVARLLGV, encoded by the exons ATGACGGTGGATCTATCGCCCGTGCAGGAGTACTACAAGGACAAGACGATCTTCATCACTGGAGCGTCCGGGTTCATGGGCAAGGTGCTGCTGGAGAAGCTGCTCTACTCCTGCCACTCCCTCAAGGAGGTGATCATCATCTGCCGCCCGAAGCGCGGCAAGGCCCCCGAGACGCGTCTGGAGGAGATGTTCAAGCTGCCCATCTTCCAGCGCATCAAGGACGAGCGTCCGGAGATGCTCAAGAAGGTTACCATTTACCAGGGCGACGTGACCTTTGACC AGCTCGGTCTGAGTGGGGAGACCCTGAAGCACGTGACCGAGAACACCAACATCGTGTTCCACATGGCGGCCACACTCAAGCTAGAGGGCAACCTGCGGGACGCCATCGACATGAACTTGCTGGGCACCCGGCGGGCCCTCAACGTGGCCAAGGAGATGAAGCAGCTGGAGGCCTTCATCCACCTGTCCACGGCCTTCTGTAACTGCGATCAGGAGGTGATGTACGAGAAGGTCTACGAGTTCGCCCACAAGCCCGAGGATCTGATGCGCCTGGCCGAGTGGATGGACGTGAAGACCCTGGACGCCATCACACCGGACCTGCTGAAGCCGCACCCGAACACCTACACCTACTCGAAGCGCCTGGCGGAGCTGTTGGTGCGGGACCACTACGAGTCCATGCCCGTCATCATCGCCCGTCCCAGCATCG TTTCTCCCTCGGCCTACGAGCCCGTGCCGGGATGGGTGGACAACCTGAACGGACCCACTGGCCTCATGGTCGGAGCCGGCAAGGGCGTCATTCGCTCCATGCTGATCGACACGCGCCACCTGTCCGAGGTGATCCCGGTGGACTATGCCATCAACGGGCTGTGCGTGATCCCCTACCAGTTCGCCAAGCTGACGGAGAGGCCGGAGGAGGTGCCGGTGTACAACATCACGTGCGCCGACCACCGCAAGATGCAGTGGGGCGAGGTGATCGAGATGAGCAAGGAGATCGGCTACCGCTACCCGATGGAGGCGGGTCTGTGGTACCCAGACGGCTGCATCACCACCAACAAGCTGCACCACAACATCAACGTGCTGCTCTTCCACTGGCTGCCCGCCTACTTCATCGACTtcatcctgctgctgctgggccagAAGCGATT CATGATCCGCGTCCAGAACCGCATCTCGGTGGGCCTCGAGGTGCTGCAGTTCTTCACGATGCGCGCCTGGTTCTTTAAGTCGGACGCCTACTCCTCGCTGTGGGACATGCTGAACGAGGCGGATAGGAAAAA CTTCAACATGGACATGGACCCCGAGGAGACCGTCCCCATGTACATTGAGTCGTGTGTCCAGGGCGGAAGGCAGTACCTGATGAAGGAGTCGCCCGACAGCCTGCCACGCGCCCGGCTCCAGCTGAAGCT AATGTACATCTTGGACCGCGTGTGCAAGACGGTCATCGTGGGCTCGCTGTGCTACTGGACCTACGGTTTGGTGGCACGTCTCCTGGGCGTCTGA
- the LOC108066433 gene encoding putative gamma-glutamylcyclotransferase CG2811: MLRMAARRVVFVYGTLKRGEPNHYWLTKKENGEAKFLGRGTTAVKFPLVVGTRYNIPFLLARPGEGNHIEGEVYEVDQAMFAKLDELEEYPDYYDREEQAILTEQNETIQCWLYLIRNFPDKMLAKKMLTSYHNTTEQPYCETYLESCPEDLAMDE, from the exons ATGCTGAGAATGGCTGCGAGGAGGGTCGTCTTTGTGTATGGAACGCTGAAGCGCGGGGAGCCCAACCACTACTGGCTAACAAAGAAGGAGAATGGCGAGGCCAAGTTTCTGGGCAGGGGAACGACGGCGGTGAAGTTTCCCCTGGTAGTGGGCACCCGCTACAACATTCCTTTTCTGCTCGCCCGCCCCGGCGAGGGGAACCACATAGAAGGCGAGGTCTACGAGGTGGATCAGGCCATGTTCGCCAAACTGGATGAACTGGAGGAGTACCCAGACTACTATGATCGCGAGGAGCAGGCCATACTGACAGAGCAGAATGA GACCATCCAGTGCTGGCTGTACCTGATCCGCAATTTCCCGGACAAAATGCTGGCCAAGAAGATGTTGACCTCGTACCACAACACGACGGAGCAGCCCTACTGCGAAAC CTACCTGGAGAGCTGCCCCGAGGACCTGGCCATGGATGAGTGA
- the Tina-1 gene encoding troponin C-akin-1 protein encodes MGQAKKVSSALSKLFVYGALKYGQPSNSILASTGNGHAKFWCRATTTQKMPLVIATRYNIPFLLNKPGVGYYVTGEIYEVDDRMLNSLDNLEDCEEIYTREKHDMNIGVGEGTVPCWVYLLQKYPENLLSLRYLSSYENSTTHPYIMRHRRTHKHPAQDDLTYVAQN; translated from the exons ATGGGCCAAGCAAAG AAAGTCTCCTCCGCCTTGAGCAAGCTCTTCGTGTACGGAGCCCTCAAGTACGGACAGCCCAGCAACTCGATCCTGGCCAGCACCGGCAACGGACACGCCAAGTTCTGGTGCCGGGCCACCACCACCCAGAAGATGCCGCTGGTGATCGCCACCCGCTACAACATTCCCTTCCTGCTGAACAAGCCCGGCGTGGGCTATTACGTAACGGGGGAGATCTACGAGGTGGACGACCGCATGCTGAACTCCCTGGACAACCTGGAGGACTGCGAGGAGATCTACACGCGCGAGAAGCACGACATGAACATCGGCGTGGGCGAGGG AACCGTTCCCTGCTGGGTGTACCTGCTGCAGAAGTACCCGGAGAACCTGCTCAGCCTGCGCTACCTCTCCAGCTACGAGAACTCCACCACCCATCCCTATATCATGCGCCATCGCCGCACTCACAAGCACCCGGCCCAGGACGATCTCACCTACGTGGCCCAGAACTAA
- the LOC123002732 gene encoding uncharacterized protein: protein MDFQSDLRFVKDVVHSLVVSCPGQMTIKQLVDAYAYQTGFCMPFAQLQDVEFFLRSIPDTVTVLGYGHMALVTVPSQTSYSYYQHQYNNNFQDQRFRTYGYPCCFIQTRPNPGFLILKQYPTYPDASNFWLRVIRYPPPINSYTYPRNFTQYEHRGIRNTQHLLAGSPNSYPQCFQGSHPSNFPHIRPSTAPLSFNENKSDDIENHTNPGINECDSQHILNHSSSNLCTSPRSFSETTQNPLNSTEHEPQAENKQANVDHYLENDDKGSGHLSPQNAENDAKEMDKSSENMEKLVDDILGSDKKPLCAEKSESPVLIYTQENKSPLYLEMDELSKLVYEFENVDLCDENEAVVYDLSRDEDSPASDSDGDDQGIDVDYPEDCVSLQFKLPARDLTTLNLKARYQVQVVKVNNPHSFKMWIYDEMIPDYRMMSCKMEKYYQSQDLKKYTMPSSLIAQNHLCAVRSSKSGVWERAKVLRHRPIKPKKTTDVELIDTGVVMCVSHRDVMFLKKEFAVLPPLCLHCRLAYIVPWYGAEWSTEASAYFFSRVARRRLLAKIELIKDNTVYLVLVDPLSAPVRNINKSVVHYGWARLCFTH from the exons ATGGATTTCCAAAGtgatttgcgatttgtaaaggATGTGGTGCACTCCTTGGTGGTTTCGTGTCCTGGCCAGATGACCATAAAGCAGCTTGTGGACGCCTACGCCTACCAAACGGGGTTCTGCATGCCATTTGCCCAGCTCCAGGACGTGGAATTTTTCCTTCGCTCCATTCCGGACACGGTTACG GTTCTGGGCTACGGACATATGGCCCTTGTGACGGTGCCCAGTCAGACATCATATAGTTATTATCAGCACCAGTACAATAATAACTTCCAGGATCAGCGTTTTCGAACATATGGATATCCGTGTTGCTTCATCCAGACCAGACCAAATCCTGGGTTTCTGATCTTAAAACAGTATCCGACTTATCCGGACGCATCAAACTTCTGGCTTCGGGTTATTCGATACCCCCCTCCTATTAATTCATATACTTATCCGAGGAACTTCACCCAATATGAGCATCGGGGAATTCGGAATACTCAACATCTTCTTGCGGGTAGTCCAAATTCTTATCCGCAATGCTTCCAAGGATCGCACCCTAGCAACTTTCCGCATATCAGACCAAGCACAGCCCCTCTCAGCTTCAATGAAAATAAGTCAGATGACATTGAAAACCACACAAACCCGGGGATCAACGAGTGTGATTCGCAACATATACTAAATCATTCCTCGAGTAATTTATGTACTTCTCCGAGGAGCTTTTCTGAAACTACACAAAATCCTCTAAACAGTACCGAACATGAGCCACAGGCTGAAAATAAACAGGCCAATGTGGATCACTACTTGGAGAACGATGACAAGGGTTCGGGACACCTTAGCCCACAAAATGCAGAGAACGATGCCAAGGAAATGGATAAATCTTCGGAAAATATGGAGAAATTGGTAGACGATATTTTAGGCTCTGATAAAAAGCCATTATGTGCGGAGAAGAGTGAATCCCCGGTCCTAATATATactcaagaaaataaaagcccATTGTACTTGGAAATGGATGAGCTGTCAAAACTGGTATATGAATTTGAAAACGTTGATCTTTGTGACGAAAATGAGGCTGTAGTGTACGACTTAAGCCGCGATGAAGATAGTCCAGCTAGTGATAGTGATGGG GATGATCAAGGCATAGATGTCGATTATCCGGAGGACTGTGTTTCCTTACAATTCAAGCTGCCTGCTCGCGATTTGACCACTCTCAACCTTAAAGCACGCTATCAAGTGCAGGTGGTGAAGGTGAACAATCCCCACAGCTTCAAGATGTGGATTTATGACGAAATGATTCCTGACTATCGGATGATGTCCTGCAAAATgga AAAATACTACCAGAGTCAAGATTTGAAAAAGTATACTATGCCATCGAGCTTGATCGCCCAGAACCACCTGTGTGCAGTCCGATCGAGCAAGTCGGGAGTCTGGGAGAGAGCCAAAGTGTTGCGACACCGACCGATTAAACCAAAGAAGACCACAGACGTTGAACTGATCGACACCGGGGTCGTCATGTGTGTCTCCCACAGAGATGTCATGTTTTTGAAAAAGGAGTTTGCTGTGTTGCCTCCGCTGTGCTTGCACTGTCGCCTGGCCTACATAGTTCCCTGGTACGGTGCCGAGTGGTCAACTGAGGCGTCAGCCTACTTCTTCAGTCGGGTTGCCCGCCGCAGGCTTCTCGCCAAAATCGAGCTTATTAAG gATAACACTGTCTACCTGGTGCTGGTGGATCCGCTAAGCGCGCCTGTGAGGAACATAAACAAGTCAGTAGTACACTATGGTTGGGCTCGTCTATGCTTCACACATTAG
- the LOC108066431 gene encoding protein CDV3 homolog isoform X1 has translation MAELDDFFAKKDKKKGKKTTKFVTADELVKNLEDGSKREVVKPKKPEPAVVAGGVAVVGENETSGPKVPESAPPAEEEWKEFEEEQRKDYSGLKIGQLSTTSSAHSRNAQESAEARAARVPSSAQDGGSYDEEDEDSNGYDGNGDPGKERVGHGPWKKVIPAEEVMQIPVPVEVEKPSSKTYVSPALRYSQQAGSGLGGGSIGGAMRPRRAAPDITNTEFFPTLSAARPEEQRKKKNEPAFEEVRHGGRFQRVQESTTAPVAASNRFQSLDDEAS, from the exons ATGGCCGAACTGGACGATTTCTTCGCGAAAAAGGACAAGAAGAAGGGCAAGAAGACGACCAAGTTCGTGACGGCCGACGAGCTGGTGAAGAACCTGGAGGACGGCAGCAAGCGCGAGGTGGTCAAGCCAAAAAAACCCGAACCAGCCGTCGTCGCTGGCGGCGTGGCAGTGGTAGGCGAAAACGAGACCAGCGGCCCCAAGGTGCCAGAGTCCGCCCCG CCCGCCGAGGAGGAGTGGAAGGAgttcgaggaggagcagcgcaAGGACTACAGCGGCCTGAAGATCGGCCAGCTGAGCACCAC CTCTTCGGCCCATTCCAGAAATGCCCAGGAATCCGCGGAGGCGCGGGCAGCTCGTGTGCCCTCCTCCGCCCAGGATGGCGGCAGCTACgacgaggaggatgaggacagCAACGGTTACGACGGGAACGGAGACCCCGGCAAGGAGCGCGTCGGCCACGGACCCTGGAAGAAGGTGATCCCGGCCGAGGAGGTGATGCAAATCCCGGTGCCCGTGGAGGTGGAGAAGCCCTCGTCCAAGACCTACGTTTCACCCGCGCTACGCTACAGC CAGCAGGCCGGAAGCGGACTGGGAGGCGGCTCCATTGGCGGCGCCATGCGCCCACGCCGCGCCGCCCCCGACATTACGAACACCGAGTTCTTCCCCACGCTCAGTGCGGCGCGTCCGGAGGAACAGCGCAAGAAGAAAAACGAACCCGCCTTCGAGGAAGTCCGCCACGGTGGCCGCTTCCAGCGCGTCCAGGAGTCCACGACTGCCCCGGTGGCGGCCTCCAACCGATTCCAGTCGCTCGACGACGAAGCCAGCTAG